In Sphaeramia orbicularis chromosome 14, fSphaOr1.1, whole genome shotgun sequence, the following are encoded in one genomic region:
- the LOC115433172 gene encoding zona pellucida-like domain-containing protein 1: MSISRTKMDLFCIFILASMIAESSQLTCQSDLRRPEYNDIFVTCGTSTIELAILMCPVVYTGYNESLLILNHVYDKPECKGTLDETVNPPVVRFSFPINKTSACDSTFLTTSAAGTGIFADFSNIQTVNVSGVVRSHDPTTGVVTYNAELKYYYSCAYPLEYLLNNTQIDVSASSIAVRDNNGSFISTLSLELFSDENYTQPLVIPPLGLELRTNVYVQVKADNLTDQYHVLMDRCYASISPHPTNSTFFNLFVSCSKDQMTTIYMNGDSHNARFSFQAFRFVEQQNETVSTYYLHCITRLCETSTCADFKQCSSRRKRSIRSTGVLEATTLTSEIPIITSNDNSVESKEEAVSGSYSESDSRMGLGIAVGVLTLAVIVVVSVAFVLYKRIRRF; encoded by the exons ATGTCCATATCAAGGACAAAGATGGATCTTTTTTGCATCTTCATCTTGGCATCCATGATTGCCGAAAGCAGTCAGTTAACATGCCAAAGTGACCTTCGACGTCCAG AATACAACGACATCTTCGTTACTTGTGGCACATCCACAATCGAACTGGCAATCCTAATGTGCCCTGTTGTCTACACCGGCTACAATGAGTCTCTGCTCATCCTCAACCATGTGTACGACAAACCGGAGTGTAAAGGAACCCTGGACGAGACGGTCAACCCGCCGGTGGTCAGGTTCAGCTTCCCCATCAACAAGACCTCCGCCTGCGACAGCACCTTCCTG ACCACCAGTGCAGCCGGAACAGGAATCTTTGCCGACTTCTCCAACATCCAGACAGTTAATGTCAGTGGCGTGGTGCGTTCTCATGATCCCACTACAGGCGTGGTCACCTACAACGCTGAGCTGAAATATTACTATTCCTGTGCTTACCCTCTGGAGTATTTGCTCAACAACACCCAGATAGATGT GTCAGCGTCTTCCATCGCAGTGCGGGACAACAATGGAAGCTTCATCAGTACTTTGAGTCTGGAACTGTTCAGT GATGAAAATTACACCCAACCTCTGGTCATACCGCCGCTGGGTTTAGAGCTGAGGACCAACGTCTACGTCCAGGTCAAAGCCGACAACCTGACCGATCA GTACCACGTCCTCATGGACCGATGCTACGCCTCCATCTCTCCTCATCCCACAAACTCCACTTTCTTCAACCTCTTCGTCTC GTGCTCTAAGGACCAGATGACCACCATTTACATGAACGGGGACAGTCACAACGCTCGCTTCTCCTTCCAGGCCTTCAGGTTTGTGGAGCAGCAGAATGAAACCGTGTCTACCTACTACCTACACTGTATCACCAGACTGTGTGAGACCAGCACCTGCGCCGACTTTAAG CAATGCAGCAGCAGGAGGAAAAGAAGCATTCGTTCCACTGGAGTTTTAGAAGCCACCACCCTCACCTCTGAGATCCCCATCATCACCAGTAACGACAATT CAGTGGAGTCTAAAGAAGAAG CTGTGTCCGGCAGTTACTCTGAATCCGACTCCAGGATGGGTCTGGGCATCGCTGTGGGCGTCCTCACCCTGGCTGTCATTGTTGTCGTAAGCGTGGCGTTTGTCCTCTACAAAAGGATCAGACGCTTTTGA